The following coding sequences are from one Planifilum fulgidum window:
- the aceA gene encoding isocitrate lyase, with product MIDPKEAKALQESWEKDERWKGIVRPYTAEQVLKLRGSVKIEYTLAKMGAERLWHLLKTEHHVKALGALTGNQAVQQVKAGLKAIYLSGWQVAADANLAGQMYPDQSLYPSNSVPHVVKRINQALQRADQIEHAEGGAKRYWFAPIVADAEAGFGGPLNVFELMKAMIEAGAAGVHFEDQLSSEKKCGHLGGKVLIPTQQAIRNLVAARLAADVMGVPTILIARTDANAAKLLTSDVDPRDREFLTGERTPEGFFRVRAGLDQAIARGLAYAPYADLIWCETSEPNLEEARRFAEAIHAKYPGKMLAYNCSPSFNWKKKLDDDTIARFQHELGEMGYKFQFVTLAGFHSLNHSMFELARQYKERGMAAYAELQEREFASEVHGYTATRHQREVGTGYFDEVSMVISGGTSSTTALTGSTEEEQFTQV from the coding sequence ATGATCGATCCCAAGGAAGCAAAAGCCCTGCAGGAAAGCTGGGAGAAGGATGAACGGTGGAAAGGCATTGTCCGCCCCTACACCGCGGAGCAGGTCCTGAAACTGCGCGGTTCCGTCAAGATTGAATACACCCTGGCCAAGATGGGGGCCGAGCGGCTGTGGCACCTCTTAAAAACGGAACACCACGTGAAAGCCCTGGGGGCCCTCACCGGAAACCAGGCGGTCCAGCAGGTGAAGGCCGGTTTGAAGGCCATTTATCTGAGCGGATGGCAAGTGGCGGCGGACGCCAACCTGGCCGGTCAGATGTATCCGGATCAGAGCCTGTATCCCTCCAACAGCGTCCCCCATGTGGTGAAGCGGATCAACCAGGCGCTGCAGCGCGCCGATCAGATCGAACACGCCGAGGGTGGCGCCAAGCGCTACTGGTTTGCTCCGATCGTCGCCGATGCGGAGGCCGGTTTCGGAGGACCCCTCAATGTGTTTGAGCTGATGAAGGCGATGATCGAAGCGGGGGCCGCCGGCGTCCACTTTGAGGATCAACTCTCCTCGGAGAAGAAGTGCGGACATCTGGGAGGCAAGGTGCTCATCCCGACCCAGCAGGCGATTCGGAACCTGGTGGCCGCCCGCCTCGCCGCCGATGTGATGGGCGTGCCCACCATCCTCATCGCCCGGACCGACGCCAACGCCGCCAAACTGCTCACCAGCGATGTGGATCCGCGGGATCGGGAGTTCCTCACCGGGGAGCGGACGCCGGAAGGATTTTTCCGGGTGCGCGCGGGCCTGGATCAGGCCATCGCCCGGGGATTGGCCTATGCGCCTTACGCCGACCTCATCTGGTGCGAAACCTCGGAGCCCAATCTGGAGGAAGCCCGCCGCTTCGCCGAAGCGATTCACGCCAAGTATCCGGGCAAAATGCTGGCCTACAACTGTTCGCCCTCCTTCAACTGGAAGAAAAAGCTGGATGATGACACCATCGCCCGCTTCCAGCACGAGCTGGGCGAAATGGGTTACAAGTTCCAATTCGTCACCCTGGCCGGCTTCCATTCCCTGAACCACAGCATGTTCGAACTGGCCCGCCAGTACAAGGAGCGGGGCATGGCCGCCTACGCCGAACTGCAGGAGCGGGAGTTTGCCAGCGAAGTGCACGGGTATACGGCCACCCGCCATCAGCGGGAAGTGGGAACCGGATACTTCGACGAAGTGTCTATGGTGATTTCCGGAGGCACTTCCTCCACCACCGCCCTCACCGGGTCCACGGAGGAGGAACAATTCACCCAGGTCTGA